In the Xiamenia xianingshaonis genome, one interval contains:
- a CDS encoding N-acetylmuramoyl-L-alanine amidase family protein → MSKITLSKKTYRGGGKVLSLILAGSLAFGMTPAVALSQAALGATPAYAAEGDTKEEAIPLNSDTSELPDKEAERPSQDYEETGWTAVEVVKPAYEAPFVYNGDPQQPNAAEAAIYAQYSYYTAGEVYNQDWYKVTGDDVAVAYAQVAGSGTSDYVGVGNYTATYTVKDTVDTNNSDASTDINGLLGTTQDKVNNVLPFAIEKAEAKIVAAPSKAVLGVTTYKELCEQFVLQTGEAPALTSANLVITMTVGEQKISDPANNSAKVNSSADITVEAELNTAAKANYVLTSEGGKWTGTVVVGAATEGAYAVDWDDTKLEAAGLTVTGSAAAEAKYAAKTGQNPKLTLDNLKAAVGLSYKGMAQEAKPQPLAPETYDVTWYNGDVKLVDEQGEKVAPVNPGVYTGKVNLIGSDEVIGQVTLTVYADLSDQVKRNAGDNTKPITVTVNGRYPDGVKLQHKEGVTKQDLIDQVIDGTVVTLEDGTEITGREDIEALFSFSVTNFVSDKDGTGGTIQMGYAGDKGEYVSTASLDYEFGETLPEAPQLDPVVYNPDGYQIKELLSSFEDESGNTFEEDEDYDVSVYVADQEGELKPSDHVFNVGTYRVTVTPKGDKVGPVQERTLTIEKFSVTDKNASYLWDGKTIPTGTFSVPFTGKAVTPEPSVTVKVANSGVNVGTGTTKLLNIVPKEDYDAAKDKTGIDGYVEYANNTNATEGGAVATVTYVGNYEGEKVQNFTIAPKKLTEAVVKAQNRLAADFPAFPTAADVLNPVVTLGDETLVQDVDYEIISVVRNGYTPGGASTYAFGIQGKGNYTGMHAGTFNVCEKDIADTVAALADEDELFFYDGGIHAPEVVVNEAPAEGSTTPGKALDKGDDYTVTYEKNVDAGTAAAVVTGMGEYAGEARVEFEIQPLQLDGASADGVALDGAEGLVYNCKAFTPDVLWGESELLPANEGYEGDPILLQDFVDDFKVSYENNDKASAPGAPAYVVLSGKTGNFTGQLKVPFEIAPAELTADNVSVAGPVAPGAPVSDAVKVTFGDAILAADVDYAVESEDELPGKATMTVTGKGNFSGTVTKDIEVLYDLSGVQFKVADTTYNGKPQTPTVTEAYYMKGGEKVAVPAEAYAQAADSYVDAGDYTAKFSGNEAAGWTGKGEASFVIDPAAGPKTATVTYTAAGLPVVTVPGLTEGVDFTVAANPAQKTITVTYKGNYAGTATVGYDPAPAPAPAPAKDGWVGSGDDWAYYEGGKQVKNQWKFIDNAWYHFEANGQMTNTQWFQDTDGTWYLLNQSHKGSYGAMLTGWQFVDGGWYYLNKSGAMQSGWLKDADGTWYLLNSKHDGTFGKMLTGWQLVGGKWYYLDKSGAMAENEWVGPYWVNGSGVWTATR, encoded by the coding sequence ATGTCGAAGATCACTCTTTCGAAGAAGACCTACCGGGGGGGGGGCAAGGTTCTTAGCCTGATTCTTGCCGGCTCTCTCGCGTTTGGCATGACCCCGGCTGTCGCTCTGTCTCAAGCGGCGCTGGGCGCTACTCCCGCGTATGCGGCGGAAGGCGATACCAAAGAAGAGGCTATTCCTCTCAATTCGGATACCTCTGAGCTGCCCGACAAAGAAGCCGAGAGGCCGTCGCAGGATTATGAAGAAACCGGCTGGACCGCTGTCGAGGTCGTCAAGCCGGCCTACGAGGCTCCTTTCGTCTACAACGGCGATCCGCAGCAGCCGAACGCCGCCGAAGCGGCGATCTACGCCCAGTATTCGTACTACACGGCTGGGGAAGTCTACAACCAGGACTGGTACAAGGTCACCGGCGATGATGTCGCCGTCGCTTACGCCCAGGTCGCGGGTTCGGGCACGAGCGACTATGTGGGCGTCGGCAATTACACCGCGACGTACACGGTCAAAGACACGGTGGATACCAACAACTCTGACGCCAGCACCGACATCAACGGATTGCTTGGCACCACCCAAGACAAGGTCAACAACGTCCTTCCGTTCGCCATCGAGAAGGCCGAGGCCAAGATCGTGGCGGCACCTTCCAAGGCCGTCTTGGGCGTGACCACGTACAAGGAGCTCTGCGAGCAGTTCGTGCTGCAGACTGGCGAAGCGCCTGCGCTCACTTCGGCGAATCTCGTCATCACGATGACGGTGGGCGAACAGAAGATCAGCGATCCTGCTAACAATTCGGCCAAGGTCAACTCCAGCGCCGACATCACGGTCGAGGCCGAGCTGAACACGGCTGCGAAGGCGAATTACGTGCTCACCTCCGAAGGTGGGAAGTGGACCGGCACTGTCGTTGTCGGCGCTGCGACCGAGGGCGCGTACGCCGTCGATTGGGATGATACCAAGCTTGAAGCCGCTGGTCTGACCGTGACGGGCTCGGCCGCCGCCGAAGCAAAGTACGCGGCTAAAACCGGTCAGAATCCAAAACTCACGCTCGACAACCTGAAAGCCGCCGTGGGCCTTTCCTACAAGGGCATGGCTCAGGAAGCGAAGCCCCAACCGCTCGCTCCGGAAACCTATGACGTGACGTGGTACAACGGCGACGTCAAGCTCGTGGACGAACAGGGCGAAAAGGTCGCTCCGGTCAATCCGGGCGTCTACACCGGTAAGGTGAACCTGATAGGCAGCGACGAGGTCATCGGCCAGGTGACGCTGACCGTTTACGCCGACCTTTCCGATCAGGTGAAGAGGAATGCCGGCGACAACACGAAGCCCATCACCGTCACGGTCAACGGCCGCTATCCCGATGGCGTGAAGCTCCAGCACAAAGAAGGCGTCACCAAGCAGGACCTCATCGACCAGGTCATCGACGGCACGGTCGTCACGCTCGAGGACGGCACCGAGATCACCGGCCGCGAGGACATCGAGGCCCTGTTCTCCTTCAGCGTGACGAACTTCGTCTCCGACAAGGACGGCACGGGCGGCACCATCCAGATGGGCTACGCCGGCGACAAGGGCGAGTACGTCAGCACGGCGTCCCTTGACTACGAGTTCGGCGAGACGCTCCCCGAGGCTCCGCAGCTCGACCCGGTCGTCTACAACCCGGACGGCTACCAGATCAAGGAGCTGCTCTCTTCCTTCGAGGATGAGAGCGGGAATACCTTTGAAGAGGACGAAGACTATGACGTGTCGGTCTACGTCGCCGACCAAGAAGGCGAACTCAAGCCTTCTGACCACGTGTTCAACGTCGGCACCTACCGCGTGACCGTCACGCCCAAGGGCGACAAGGTCGGCCCCGTTCAGGAACGCACGCTGACCATCGAAAAGTTCTCCGTCACGGACAAGAACGCCTCCTACCTGTGGGATGGTAAGACGATCCCGACTGGCACCTTCTCCGTTCCGTTTACGGGCAAGGCCGTCACGCCGGAGCCGTCCGTGACGGTCAAGGTCGCAAACTCAGGCGTCAACGTTGGCACTGGCACCACGAAGCTTCTCAACATCGTGCCCAAGGAAGACTACGACGCGGCCAAGGACAAGACGGGCATCGACGGCTACGTGGAGTACGCCAACAACACGAATGCGACCGAAGGCGGTGCCGTCGCCACCGTCACCTACGTGGGCAACTACGAGGGCGAGAAGGTCCAGAACTTTACCATTGCTCCCAAGAAGCTCACGGAGGCCGTCGTGAAAGCCCAGAACCGGCTCGCTGCCGACTTCCCGGCTTTCCCGACCGCTGCCGACGTGCTGAACCCTGTCGTGACGCTGGGCGACGAGACACTCGTGCAGGACGTCGACTACGAGATCATCAGCGTGGTTCGCAATGGTTATACTCCCGGCGGTGCGTCCACGTACGCCTTTGGAATTCAGGGCAAGGGCAACTACACTGGCATGCATGCCGGCACCTTCAACGTGTGCGAGAAGGACATCGCCGACACGGTGGCCGCCCTGGCTGACGAGGACGAGCTGTTCTTCTACGACGGCGGCATCCATGCTCCCGAGGTCGTCGTGAACGAGGCGCCGGCCGAGGGCAGCACGACCCCTGGCAAGGCGCTGGACAAGGGCGACGACTACACGGTCACTTACGAGAAGAACGTCGACGCCGGCACGGCCGCGGCCGTCGTCACCGGCATGGGCGAGTACGCCGGCGAGGCGAGGGTCGAGTTCGAGATCCAGCCGCTGCAGCTCGACGGCGCGTCCGCCGACGGCGTCGCGCTCGACGGCGCCGAGGGCCTGGTGTACAACTGCAAGGCCTTCACACCCGACGTCCTGTGGGGCGAGAGCGAGCTGCTTCCGGCCAACGAGGGCTACGAGGGTGATCCGATCCTTCTGCAGGACTTCGTCGACGACTTCAAGGTCTCCTACGAGAACAACGACAAGGCCTCCGCTCCCGGCGCCCCGGCCTACGTGGTGCTCTCCGGCAAGACCGGCAACTTCACCGGCCAGCTGAAGGTTCCCTTCGAGATCGCGCCCGCCGAGCTGACGGCCGACAACGTGTCCGTCGCGGGCCCCGTGGCCCCCGGCGCCCCCGTGTCCGACGCGGTGAAGGTCACGTTCGGCGACGCCATCCTCGCTGCCGACGTCGACTACGCGGTCGAGTCCGAGGACGAGCTTCCCGGCAAGGCGACGATGACCGTCACCGGCAAGGGCAACTTCTCCGGCACGGTGACGAAGGACATCGAGGTCCTCTACGACCTGTCGGGGGTCCAGTTCAAGGTCGCGGACACGACCTACAACGGCAAGCCCCAGACGCCGACCGTGACCGAGGCGTACTACATGAAGGGCGGCGAGAAGGTGGCCGTTCCGGCCGAGGCCTACGCGCAGGCTGCCGATTCTTACGTCGACGCGGGCGACTACACGGCGAAGTTCTCCGGCAACGAGGCCGCAGGCTGGACGGGCAAGGGCGAGGCCAGCTTCGTCATCGATCCGGCGGCCGGCCCCAAGACCGCCACGGTCACCTACACCGCCGCCGGCCTGCCGGTCGTCACGGTGCCGGGCCTGACCGAGGGCGTCGACTTCACGGTCGCGGCGAACCCGGCCCAGAAGACGATCACGGTCACCTACAAGGGCAACTACGCCGGCACGGCGACCGTCGGCTACGACCCGGCCCCCGCGCCCGCGCCCGCCCCGGCCAAGGACGGCTGGGTGGGCTCCGGCGACGACTGGGCCTACTACGAGGGCGGCAAGCAGGTCAAGAACCAGTGGAAGTTCATCGACAATGCCTGGTACCACTTCGAGGCCAACGGCCAGATGACCAACACCCAGTGGTTCCAGGACACGGACGGCACGTGGTACCTGCTGAACCAGTCCCACAAGGGCTCCTACGGGGCCATGCTCACCGGCTGGCAGTTCGTCGACGGCGGCTGGTACTACCTGAACAAGTCCGGCGCCATGCAGTCCGGCTGGCTGAAGGACGCCGACGGCACCTGGTACCTCTTGAACTCCAAGCACGACGGCACGTTCGGCAAGATGCTCACCGGCTGGCAGCTCGTCGGCGGCAAGTGGTACTACCTCGACAAGTCCGGCGCCATGGCCGAAAACGAGTGGGTCGGCCCCTACTGGGTCAACGGCTCCGGCGTGTGGACGGCCACTCGCTAG
- a CDS encoding AAA family ATPase, producing the protein MRNPFSPNFGQVPQVFAGRSSIRRDMIDALESPWGHPSQTTIVVGARGTGKTALLRSMVAEAERRGWVAASVSCFPGMQEDILQQARRRGANLLEPKGKARVTGVNVGQLLGVQWSVADAGEANWRSRVSDVLDELALHEAGLLILVDEVDPDLDEMIQLAGVYQQLVGEERKIALFMAGLPHRVSRLLTNKSVSFLRRASQRSLSSIAPEDVGSAFRETVAVVGKTVSDKALADAVRAIDGFPYMMQLVGYRACQLATDEETIGECAVLEGAKLAEEDMRMCVLQATLDELSPNDLEFLAAMLQDDDSSRPEDIEKRLDRSSAHVAVYRKRLLEQGVILDLGRKRFRLALPGLREYLPEYLENNL; encoded by the coding sequence GTGCGCAACCCCTTCAGTCCCAATTTCGGTCAGGTTCCCCAAGTTTTTGCGGGGCGCAGCAGCATACGGCGGGACATGATAGATGCCCTCGAATCTCCTTGGGGGCATCCGAGCCAGACGACGATCGTGGTGGGAGCCAGGGGGACGGGCAAAACGGCTCTGCTTCGCTCGATGGTTGCAGAGGCGGAACGGCGTGGTTGGGTTGCGGCGAGTGTTTCCTGTTTTCCAGGGATGCAGGAAGACATTCTTCAACAGGCGCGGCGTCGAGGGGCGAATCTGCTCGAACCGAAGGGGAAGGCCAGGGTCACGGGCGTGAACGTCGGGCAGCTGCTTGGCGTGCAGTGGTCCGTCGCCGATGCCGGCGAGGCGAATTGGCGCAGCCGCGTCAGCGATGTGCTGGACGAATTGGCGCTGCACGAAGCAGGGCTTTTGATTCTTGTTGACGAAGTCGACCCTGATCTTGACGAGATGATCCAGCTTGCGGGCGTGTACCAGCAGCTGGTGGGCGAGGAACGGAAGATCGCCCTCTTCATGGCCGGCTTGCCGCATCGGGTTTCTCGGCTGCTTACCAACAAGTCCGTTTCGTTCCTTCGGAGGGCGTCGCAGCGTTCTTTGTCGAGCATTGCTCCGGAAGACGTGGGCAGCGCGTTTCGCGAAACGGTGGCCGTCGTCGGCAAAACCGTGTCGGACAAAGCCCTTGCAGATGCGGTTCGGGCGATCGACGGGTTTCCTTACATGATGCAGCTCGTTGGGTATCGGGCGTGCCAGCTTGCCACCGACGAAGAGACGATAGGCGAATGCGCTGTTTTGGAAGGGGCGAAGCTGGCGGAAGAAGACATGCGCATGTGCGTTTTGCAGGCAACGCTCGACGAGCTGTCTCCAAACGACTTGGAGTTTTTGGCCGCCATGCTGCAAGATGACGATTCGAGCAGGCCGGAGGACATCGAGAAGCGCCTCGATCGAAGCAGCGCCCATGTGGCCGTGTACCGCAAACGGCTTCTCGAGCAGGGAGTAATACTTGACCTGGGCCGCAAAAGGTTCAGGCTTGCCCTTCCGGGCCTGCGGGAGTACCTTCCGGAGTATTTGGAGAACAATCTGTAA
- a CDS encoding Mbeg1-like protein, producing MTLLDYLGSEFSSFDEKPLNPIDSAIFSEFAMLSTDWVVPPLQERASFGLVGTIVRNLLSSRTRPVGFKDVLNAQHFPTMFNSLHPEREKALLIALAASPRFSSVQVAHNLDLFDVKRQTQFFATAFIQGNSFAYLAFRGTDTSITGWREDCNMIYEFPVPAQVQALRYLETLAPRLPRTIYLGGHSKGGNLAEYAALHASPSVQSRIECVFNHDAPGFQTGDVDPALWEPLAGRIHRTVPTDSFIGMLLETPVAAHVVKSNASGLAQHSTYTWLTSEDDFVYASGLSSSALLNATVMKVWMESFDRERRKAIVEALFAAIEASGVTNATEVFFGGMKAVTLLTKAARALPTKERDVLVSALAAYAETYAVAAPQHVKGLVRPKAKASAPQLPNRQAKRTPEE from the coding sequence ATGACCCTGCTCGATTATCTGGGAAGCGAATTTTCCAGCTTCGACGAGAAACCCTTGAACCCCATCGATTCGGCCATTTTCAGCGAGTTCGCCATGCTTTCGACCGACTGGGTCGTGCCGCCCCTGCAAGAGCGGGCATCGTTCGGGCTGGTCGGCACGATTGTGCGCAACCTGCTTTCGTCGCGCACGAGACCGGTGGGCTTCAAAGACGTGCTGAACGCCCAACACTTCCCCACCATGTTCAACAGCCTGCACCCTGAGCGCGAGAAAGCCCTGCTCATTGCGCTGGCGGCCAGTCCGCGGTTTTCCAGCGTGCAGGTGGCGCACAACTTGGACCTGTTCGACGTCAAGCGGCAGACGCAGTTTTTCGCCACGGCGTTCATCCAGGGCAATTCATTCGCCTACCTGGCGTTTCGCGGCACCGACACGTCCATCACCGGATGGCGCGAGGACTGCAACATGATCTACGAGTTCCCCGTGCCGGCGCAAGTCCAAGCGCTGCGCTACCTGGAAACGCTCGCGCCGCGGCTGCCACGCACCATCTACCTGGGCGGACACTCGAAAGGCGGCAACCTGGCCGAATATGCGGCGCTCCATGCGTCGCCCAGCGTGCAAAGCCGCATCGAATGCGTGTTCAACCACGACGCGCCGGGGTTTCAAACGGGAGACGTGGACCCGGCGCTGTGGGAGCCGCTTGCCGGGCGCATCCACCGCACCGTTCCCACCGACTCGTTCATCGGCATGCTGCTTGAAACGCCCGTGGCGGCGCACGTGGTGAAAAGCAACGCGAGCGGGCTGGCCCAGCACTCCACCTACACGTGGCTGACCAGCGAAGACGACTTCGTGTACGCAAGCGGTCTCAGTTCGAGCGCCCTTTTGAACGCCACGGTCATGAAGGTGTGGATGGAGTCGTTCGACCGGGAGCGGCGCAAGGCCATCGTCGAGGCGCTGTTCGCGGCCATCGAGGCGTCGGGCGTCACCAACGCCACCGAAGTGTTCTTCGGCGGCATGAAGGCGGTAACGCTGCTGACGAAGGCCGCCCGCGCCCTGCCCACGAAAGAGCGGGACGTGCTGGTAAGCGCGCTGGCGGCGTATGCGGAAACCTATGCGGTGGCCGCCCCGCAGCACGTCAAGGGGCTCGTGCGGCCGAAAGCGAAAGCGTCTGCCCCGCAGCTGCCGAACAGGCAGGCGAAACGGACGCCGGAAGAATGA
- a CDS encoding phosphoribosylformylglycinamidine synthase: MVLRVYVEKKPGFDGEAVSLARELRDILGVEGVTGLRLVNRYDVEGISDELFEACVPTVFSEPQSDTATLTMPDGRGAAVFAVEYLPGQFDQRADSASECIQLISQGERPTVRSAQLYYVEGDLSDDDVAAIKSYVINPIEAREASLDTVDTLEIPFEEPADVEVLSGFLTLDDAGLAAFIKERGLAMDLADIRFCQEYFRSEERNPTITEIKMIDTYWSDHCRHTTFGTVLDEVVIEDDAVQRAFERYLEMRHELGRDEKPVCLMDMGTIGAKWLRAQGILTGLDESEEINACTVKVKVDVNGQEEDWLYLFKNETHNHPTEIEPFGGAATCVGGAIRDPLSGRSYVYQAMRVTGAADPTVPVADTIPGKLPQRKLVTTAAAGYSSYGNQIGLATGQVNELYHPGYAAKRMEIGAVVGATPADHVRRETPAPGDVVVLLGGRTGRDGIGGATGSSKAHSVESLESCGAEVQKGNAPVERKIQRLFRRKDACQMIKRCNDFGAGGVSVAVGELADGLHVNLDAVPKKYEGLDGTELAISESQERMAVALAPEDVDAFLALAVEENLEATPIATVTDDARVVMEWRGNAIVDVSREFLASNGAPKHQRVVVPAQGAVLADEAAAVDAADEAGATPLADALEALLTDINVASNKGLSERFDSTIGAATVLMPFGGTRQLTPSMAMVAKLPVFGETTTCSGLAWGFNPYISEANQYEGAYLAVVESVARLVSAGFARADAYLTFQEYFEKLRDDPARWGKPVASVLGALMAQIDLGVGAIGGKDSMSGSFEDLDVPPTLVSFATAVGPVGRVTSPEFKGAGHDVVRVSPAYVEGSLLPKAAALRGAMDAVEALIGSGAALAVSTPGYGAAAEALFKMCVGNGIGLALSDDVAAEDLFALKYGCFFVEVAPGAVMPPAPEGVAVAKIGETTQAYELAACGEVIDLAALQDAWEGAIESVFPYRTAGETEAVPQITCDDAAPVRYAGPLVQAKPRVIIPVFPGNNCEYDTAAAFERAGAVADTFVINNLTPAAVAESTAELVCRIKNSQIIMIPGGFSGGDEPDGSAKFITAFFRAPEVTEAVRDLLQNRDGLMLGICNGFQALVKLGLVPYGDIRPMDADCATLTFNAIGRHQSRLVRTRVASSLSPWLAQCPVGSVHTVAISHGEGRFVAPPALLDELAAKGQVATQYVDADGQPSMDLSVNPNGSALAIEGITSPDGRVFGKMGHSERSGAGLYKNVPGDRYQPIFEGGVQYFLD, encoded by the coding sequence ATGGTCTTGCGCGTGTACGTGGAGAAAAAACCCGGGTTCGACGGCGAGGCGGTCTCCCTTGCCCGCGAGCTGCGCGACATTCTGGGCGTTGAGGGCGTGACGGGGTTGCGCCTGGTCAATCGCTATGACGTCGAAGGCATATCCGACGAGCTGTTCGAAGCGTGCGTGCCGACGGTCTTCAGCGAGCCGCAGTCGGACACGGCGACGCTTACGATGCCCGACGGGCGCGGGGCCGCCGTGTTCGCTGTGGAATACCTTCCCGGCCAGTTCGACCAGCGCGCCGATTCGGCCAGCGAGTGCATCCAGCTCATCAGCCAGGGCGAGCGCCCGACGGTGCGGTCGGCGCAGCTGTATTATGTAGAAGGCGACCTGAGCGACGACGACGTGGCGGCCATCAAGTCCTACGTCATCAACCCCATCGAGGCCCGCGAGGCGTCGCTCGATACGGTCGACACGCTGGAAATCCCCTTCGAAGAACCGGCCGACGTCGAGGTGCTGTCCGGCTTTTTGACGCTTGACGACGCCGGGCTGGCGGCGTTCATCAAAGAGCGCGGTCTGGCGATGGACCTGGCCGACATCCGCTTTTGCCAAGAGTATTTCCGCAGCGAAGAGCGCAACCCCACCATCACCGAGATCAAGATGATCGACACGTACTGGTCGGACCACTGCCGCCACACGACGTTCGGCACCGTGCTCGACGAGGTCGTCATTGAAGACGACGCCGTGCAGCGTGCGTTTGAGCGCTATCTGGAAATGCGCCACGAGCTGGGACGCGACGAGAAGCCCGTGTGCCTGATGGACATGGGGACCATCGGCGCGAAGTGGCTGCGCGCCCAGGGCATCCTGACCGGGCTGGACGAGTCGGAAGAGATCAACGCCTGCACGGTGAAGGTGAAGGTGGACGTGAACGGCCAGGAAGAAGACTGGCTGTACCTGTTCAAGAACGAGACGCACAACCACCCGACCGAGATCGAGCCGTTCGGCGGCGCGGCCACGTGCGTGGGCGGGGCCATCCGCGACCCCTTGTCGGGCCGCAGCTACGTGTACCAGGCCATGCGCGTGACCGGCGCGGCCGACCCGACGGTGCCGGTGGCCGACACCATCCCCGGGAAACTGCCGCAGCGCAAGCTGGTGACGACGGCAGCGGCGGGCTATTCGTCCTACGGCAACCAGATCGGCTTGGCAACGGGCCAGGTCAACGAGTTGTACCACCCCGGCTATGCCGCCAAGCGCATGGAAATCGGCGCGGTGGTGGGTGCCACCCCGGCCGACCACGTGCGGCGCGAGACCCCCGCGCCGGGCGACGTGGTGGTGCTGCTGGGCGGTCGCACCGGCCGCGACGGCATCGGCGGCGCCACGGGATCGTCAAAGGCGCATTCGGTGGAGTCGCTTGAAAGCTGCGGCGCCGAGGTGCAGAAGGGCAACGCGCCGGTGGAGCGCAAGATCCAGCGCCTGTTCCGCCGCAAGGACGCATGCCAGATGATCAAGCGCTGCAACGACTTCGGCGCGGGCGGCGTGTCAGTGGCCGTGGGCGAGCTGGCCGACGGCTTGCACGTGAACCTGGACGCCGTGCCGAAGAAGTACGAAGGCCTGGACGGCACCGAGCTGGCCATTTCCGAAAGCCAGGAGCGCATGGCCGTGGCCCTGGCGCCCGAAGACGTGGATGCGTTTTTGGCGCTGGCGGTCGAAGAGAACCTGGAAGCGACGCCCATCGCGACAGTGACCGACGACGCCCGCGTGGTGATGGAGTGGCGCGGAAACGCGATCGTGGACGTGAGCCGCGAATTCTTGGCGAGCAACGGGGCGCCGAAGCATCAGCGCGTGGTCGTGCCGGCGCAGGGCGCCGTGCTTGCCGACGAGGCTGCCGCCGTCGACGCTGCCGACGAGGCGGGCGCAACGCCGCTCGCCGACGCGCTGGAAGCGCTGCTGACCGACATCAACGTGGCCTCGAACAAGGGCCTGTCCGAGCGGTTCGACTCCACCATCGGGGCGGCCACGGTGCTCATGCCGTTTGGCGGAACGCGCCAGCTGACCCCGTCCATGGCGATGGTCGCGAAGCTGCCGGTGTTCGGCGAAACCACCACGTGCTCGGGCCTGGCCTGGGGCTTCAACCCCTACATCAGCGAAGCGAACCAGTACGAGGGCGCGTATCTGGCCGTCGTGGAATCGGTGGCGCGCCTCGTGTCGGCGGGCTTTGCGCGCGCGGATGCGTACCTGACGTTCCAGGAATACTTCGAAAAGCTGCGCGACGACCCTGCGCGGTGGGGCAAGCCGGTCGCGTCGGTGCTCGGCGCCCTGATGGCCCAGATCGATCTGGGCGTGGGCGCCATCGGCGGCAAGGACTCCATGTCCGGCTCGTTTGAGGACTTGGACGTGCCGCCGACGCTCGTGTCGTTCGCCACGGCGGTCGGCCCGGTCGGCCGCGTCACGTCGCCGGAATTCAAGGGGGCCGGCCACGACGTTGTGCGCGTGTCGCCTGCCTACGTTGAAGGCTCGCTTCTGCCGAAGGCCGCCGCGCTGCGCGGCGCCATGGATGCGGTTGAAGCGCTCATCGGCAGCGGGGCGGCGCTTGCGGTTTCCACGCCGGGTTACGGCGCTGCGGCCGAAGCGCTGTTCAAGATGTGCGTCGGCAACGGGATCGGCCTGGCGCTTTCGGACGACGTTGCCGCCGAAGACCTGTTCGCGCTCAAATACGGCTGCTTCTTCGTCGAGGTTGCCCCCGGTGCGGTGATGCCCCCGGCGCCCGAAGGCGTTGCCGTCGCGAAGATCGGCGAAACGACGCAGGCTTACGAGTTGGCGGCGTGCGGCGAGGTCATCGACCTGGCAGCCCTCCAGGACGCGTGGGAAGGCGCCATCGAATCGGTCTTCCCGTATCGCACGGCCGGCGAGACCGAAGCCGTGCCGCAGATCACCTGCGACGATGCGGCGCCGGTGCGCTATGCGGGCCCGCTCGTGCAAGCGAAGCCCCGCGTGATCATTCCGGTGTTCCCGGGCAACAACTGCGAATACGACACGGCGGCGGCGTTCGAGCGTGCGGGCGCGGTGGCCGACACGTTCGTCATCAACAACCTGACGCCGGCCGCGGTGGCCGAAAGCACGGCCGAGCTGGTGTGCCGCATCAAGAATTCCCAGATCATCATGATCCCCGGCGGCTTCTCCGGCGGCGATGAGCCTGACGGGTCCGCCAAGTTCATCACGGCGTTCTTCCGGGCGCCCGAAGTGACCGAGGCAGTGCGCGATCTGCTGCAGAACCGCGACGGGCTGATGCTCGGCATCTGCAACGGCTTCCAGGCGCTCGTGAAGCTGGGGCTGGTGCCTTATGGCGACATTCGTCCGATGGACGCCGACTGCGCGACGCTCACGTTCAACGCCATTGGCCGCCATCAAAGCCGGCTCGTGCGCACGCGCGTGGCGTCGAGCTTGTCGCCGTGGCTTGCGCAGTGCCCGGTCGGATCGGTGCACACCGTGGCCATCAGCCATGGCGAGGGCCGTTTCGTCGCGCCGCCCGCGCTGTTGGATGAACTGGCGGCAAAAGGCCAGGTGGCGACGCAGTATGTGGATGCGGACGGCCAGCCGTCCATGGACCTGTCGGTGAACCCGAACGGGTCTGCGCTCGCCATCGAAGGCATCACGAGCCCCGACGGCCGCGTGTTCGGCAAGATGGGCCATTCCGAGCGCAGCGGCGCCGGCCTGTACAAAAACGTCCCTGGCGACCGCTATCAGCCCATCTTCGAAGGCGGCGTGCAGTACTTCCTGGACTAG
- a CDS encoding phosphoribosylaminoimidazolesuccinocarboxamide synthase, producing MTVIDIKPDAQGKVRDVYDLGDSLLLVATDRISAFDYILEDEIPYKGQVLTQLSKFWFELLDGVVENHLISTEVEDLPEQFQPYADYLRGRFMLVKKAEMFPTECIVRGYLAGSGLKEYQREGTVCGIQLPEGLVNSSKLPEPIFTPSTKAEIGDHDENISFERCAEIIGDDAAVTLRDLSLAVYKRARDHAERQGIIIADTKFEFGVVDGVVILADEVLTPDSSRFWPGNEYVEGKDQPSFDKQFVRDWLTANWDRTGTPPRLPQDVIDKTSEKYIQAYEKITGKPFEK from the coding sequence ATGACCGTCATTGACATCAAGCCGGACGCGCAGGGCAAGGTCCGCGACGTCTACGACCTGGGCGATTCGCTGCTTCTGGTGGCGACCGACCGCATTTCGGCTTTCGACTACATTCTGGAAGACGAAATCCCCTACAAGGGCCAGGTGCTCACCCAGCTGTCCAAATTCTGGTTCGAGCTGCTTGACGGCGTGGTGGAGAACCACCTCATCTCGACCGAAGTCGAAGACTTGCCCGAGCAGTTCCAGCCCTACGCCGACTATCTGCGCGGCCGCTTCATGCTGGTGAAAAAGGCCGAGATGTTTCCGACCGAATGCATCGTGCGCGGGTACTTGGCCGGCAGCGGCCTGAAGGAATACCAGCGCGAAGGCACCGTCTGCGGCATTCAGTTGCCCGAAGGCCTGGTGAACTCGTCGAAGCTGCCCGAGCCCATCTTCACGCCGTCCACCAAGGCCGAAATCGGCGACCACGACGAGAACATCTCGTTCGAGCGCTGCGCCGAGATCATCGGGGACGACGCGGCCGTCACGCTGCGCGACCTTTCGCTGGCCGTGTACAAGCGCGCCCGCGACCATGCCGAGCGCCAAGGCATCATCATCGCCGACACGAAGTTCGAGTTCGGCGTTGTGGACGGCGTGGTCATTCTGGCCGACGAGGTGCTCACGCCCGACTCGTCGCGCTTCTGGCCCGGCAACGAATACGTCGAGGGCAAAGACCAGCCGAGCTTCGACAAGCAGTTCGTCCGCGACTGGCTCACCGCCAACTGGGACCGCACCGGCACGCCGCCGCGCCTGCCGCAGGACGTCATCGACAAGACGAGCGAAAAGTACATCCAGGCCTACGAGAAAATCACGGGAAAGCCGTTCGAGAAGTAA